One genomic window of Clostridioides sp. ES-S-0054-01 includes the following:
- a CDS encoding sigma 54-interacting transcriptional regulator → MKQSIAIVTDKITKLSSFLEENIRLVLGDYIDINHYYLENLKEDDKIQGDFVLVMNDDRLNSMRKHLVQDSKIIVVRRTLKENEIYGLFSIPNGTEVLVVNDTKETTLETISLFYKIGVKNLKFTPYIEGKIYKNIDIAITPGVKEKVPSYINKVIDLGNRYIDISTFIEIINGLRIDVKEIRKNLMAYSESLISLDNGVKDNYRQLFLKIEEQDVILNLSKDGIIFTSADGVINTFNKEALKILGINENPQGKNIEEVISKDLNILLGDKEIIDEVVFTNKKYINVNKKSIFSMGNKAGVYYNLQEITYIKKLEQNLTNKLREQGQIAKYTFKDIKTKNKNMIKCIELAKKISKSDLSVLIIGESGTGKELLSQSIHNASNRRNQPFIAVNCAAVPDSLLESQLFGYEKGSFTGALREGKKGLFELANNGTIFLDEIGDMPPLLQTKLLRVLQEKQVMPVGSHNIINIDVRIIAATNKNLPKMIREGKFREDLYYRLNVLPIDVPSLSNRREDIITLMNFFLKNNIRLSPEVITVLEKYNWPGNIRELQNVASYVSLMCDSMVFRDDLPPYIKVECATNYEDGFGYTKKEFEEILRILYERRESSSGIGRGFIIEKLLEEGIEISESKVRKVLSYLSECGYISSKSGRCGSQITSEGIKLYNSIN, encoded by the coding sequence ATGAAACAATCAATAGCTATAGTAACTGATAAAATAACCAAATTGTCATCTTTTTTAGAAGAAAATATACGCTTGGTTTTAGGTGATTATATTGATATAAACCATTATTATTTAGAAAATTTAAAAGAGGATGATAAAATACAAGGTGATTTTGTATTAGTAATGAATGATGATAGGTTAAATAGCATGAGAAAGCATTTAGTACAAGATAGTAAGATTATAGTGGTAAGGAGAACTCTTAAGGAAAATGAAATATATGGATTATTTTCAATACCCAATGGAACAGAGGTATTGGTTGTAAATGATACAAAAGAAACTACCTTAGAAACGATAAGCTTATTTTACAAGATAGGAGTAAAAAATTTAAAGTTTACTCCCTATATTGAAGGAAAAATTTATAAAAATATAGATATAGCTATAACGCCTGGAGTAAAAGAAAAAGTACCAAGTTATATAAATAAAGTAATTGACCTTGGTAATAGATATATTGATATATCTACTTTTATAGAAATAATAAATGGTCTTAGAATTGATGTTAAAGAAATACGTAAAAACTTAATGGCATATTCTGAGAGCTTAATAAGCCTAGATAATGGAGTTAAAGATAATTATAGACAATTGTTTCTAAAAATAGAAGAACAAGATGTTATATTAAATCTATCCAAAGATGGAATAATATTTACTTCAGCAGATGGTGTTATAAACACGTTTAATAAAGAAGCTTTAAAAATTTTAGGTATAAATGAGAATCCACAAGGTAAAAACATAGAAGAAGTTATTTCTAAAGATTTAAACATTCTACTTGGAGACAAAGAAATAATTGATGAAGTCGTATTTACAAATAAAAAATATATAAATGTAAATAAAAAAAGTATTTTTTCTATGGGAAATAAAGCTGGTGTATATTATAATCTACAAGAAATAACGTATATAAAAAAATTAGAACAAAACCTTACTAATAAATTAAGAGAACAAGGGCAAATAGCAAAATATACATTTAAAGATATAAAAACTAAAAATAAAAATATGATAAAGTGTATAGAATTGGCTAAAAAAATATCTAAATCAGACCTTTCTGTGTTAATAATAGGAGAAAGTGGTACTGGTAAAGAATTGTTATCACAATCAATTCATAATGCTTCTAATAGAAGAAATCAACCATTTATAGCAGTCAATTGTGCAGCAGTTCCAGATAGTCTATTAGAAAGTCAACTATTTGGATATGAGAAAGGTTCTTTTACAGGAGCTTTAAGAGAAGGAAAGAAGGGCTTATTTGAACTTGCTAACAATGGAACTATATTTTTAGATGAAATTGGAGATATGCCTCCATTATTACAGACAAAGTTACTAAGAGTACTCCAAGAGAAGCAAGTTATGCCTGTAGGCTCTCATAATATTATAAATATAGATGTTAGGATAATAGCAGCAACAAACAAAAATTTACCTAAGATGATTAGAGAAGGAAAATTTAGAGAAGATTTGTATTATAGACTAAATGTATTGCCAATAGATGTACCATCACTAAGTAATCGAAGAGAAGATATAATAACACTTATGAATTTCTTTTTGAAAAATAATATAAGACTTTCACCTGAGGTTATAACTGTTTTAGAAAAATATAATTGGCCAGGAAATATAAGAGAGTTGCAAAACGTTGCTTCTTATGTAAGTCTAATGTGTGACAGTATGGTTTTTAGAGATGACTTGCCACCATATATAAAGGTAGAATGTGCTACTAATTATGAAGATGGATTTGGCTATACAAAAAAAGAATTTGAGGAAATACTAAGGATTCTATATGAAAGAAGGGAGTCATCTTCTGGAATTGGAAGAGGATTTATAATCGAAAAACTTTTGGAGGAAGGGATTGAGATTTCTGAAAGTAAAGTTAGAAAGGTGCTATCTTATTTGAGTGAATGTGGATATATATCATCTAAATCTGGTAGGTGTGGAAGTCAAATAACTTCAGAGGGTATAAAACTTTATAATAGCATAAATTAA
- a CDS encoding gamma-glutamyl-gamma-aminobutyrate hydrolase family protein, translating into MKPIIGILGNLIIMENGMFPGLERSYVNNDYINAVLKGGGSPVIIPVNTDKEVIRKQIEMVDGVLISGGWDVNPQLYGEEIREETTFIYPEVDEFDLIAISIALELKKPILGICRGLQILNVSLGGTLYQDNNLIEGSYIKHTQSSKRHVATHKVDVKEGSILEGILGKQLLTNSYHHQSINQLGKGLKAIAYSKDGIIEAIEKENENFVVGIQWHPEMMVDYCNKMENLFKYFISICSNL; encoded by the coding sequence ATGAAACCAATAATAGGGATTTTAGGAAATTTAATAATAATGGAAAATGGTATGTTTCCAGGTCTTGAAAGGTCATATGTAAATAATGATTATATAAATGCAGTACTAAAAGGTGGAGGTAGCCCAGTCATCATTCCAGTAAATACAGATAAAGAAGTTATAAGAAAACAGATTGAGATGGTTGATGGAGTCTTAATATCTGGAGGATGGGATGTCAATCCTCAGTTATATGGAGAAGAAATAAGAGAAGAAACGACATTTATATATCCAGAAGTGGATGAATTTGATTTAATTGCAATAAGTATAGCATTAGAACTTAAAAAGCCTATATTAGGTATATGTAGGGGACTACAAATTTTAAATGTAAGTTTAGGAGGAACTTTATATCAAGATAATAATCTTATAGAAGGAAGTTATATAAAACATACACAATCTTCCAAAAGACATGTAGCTACTCATAAAGTAGATGTTAAAGAAGGAAGCATTTTAGAAGGAATCTTAGGAAAACAATTACTTACAAATAGTTATCATCATCAAAGTATCAATCAACTTGGAAAAGGATTAAAAGCCATAGCATACTCAAAAGATGGTATAATAGAAGCTATTGAAAAAGAGAATGAAAATTTTGTAGTAGGAATACAGTGGCATCCAGAAATGATGGTAGATTACTGTAATAAAATGGAAAATTTATTTAAATATTTTATAAGTATTTGTTCGAATTTATAA
- the fabG gene encoding 3-oxoacyl-[acyl-carrier-protein] reductase has protein sequence MINLTGQVAVVTGGSRGIGKEIAKKLAFFGADIVINYTSREDEALKTKNEIEGMNVKCTSIKCDVSKSDEVNQMIDSVVKEFGKVDILVNNAGITKDGLLMRMKEEDFDRVIDINLKGVFNCTKAVTKPMMKKKYGRIINMTSVVGIMGNAGQTNYCASKAGVIGFTKASARELASRNININAVAPGFIETDMTKVLSDDVKESTLANIPKKSYGKPEDVANAVAFLVSDMSSYITGQVINVDGGMVMQ, from the coding sequence ATGATAAATCTTACAGGACAAGTAGCAGTTGTTACTGGTGGGTCTCGAGGTATAGGGAAAGAAATAGCAAAAAAACTAGCATTTTTCGGGGCTGATATAGTAATCAACTATACTTCTAGAGAAGATGAAGCACTAAAAACTAAAAATGAAATAGAAGGCATGAATGTAAAATGTACTTCTATAAAATGTGATGTGTCTAAATCTGATGAAGTAAATCAAATGATAGATTCTGTTGTAAAAGAATTTGGAAAAGTTGATATATTGGTTAATAATGCAGGTATAACTAAAGATGGTTTGCTTATGAGAATGAAAGAAGAAGATTTTGATAGAGTTATAGATATAAACTTAAAAGGTGTGTTTAATTGTACAAAAGCAGTTACTAAGCCTATGATGAAAAAGAAGTATGGAAGAATAATAAATATGACTTCAGTAGTTGGAATTATGGGTAATGCAGGTCAAACTAATTATTGTGCATCAAAAGCAGGTGTAATTGGATTTACAAAAGCTTCTGCAAGAGAGTTAGCATCAAGAAACATAAATATAAATGCAGTAGCACCTGGATTTATAGAAACAGATATGACTAAAGTACTAAGTGATGACGTAAAAGAATCAACACTAGCAAACATACCAAAGAAATCTTATGGTAAACCAGAAGATGTAGCCAATGCTGTAGCATTTTTAGTTAGTGATATGTCAAGTTATATAACAGGACAAGTAATAAATGTAGATGGTGGAATGGTAATGCAATAA
- a CDS encoding GGDEF domain-containing protein: MNFRLPRKRLPKKLIFICIILISIILFVKYDQNGLKEREIINKGKSMSESLVADKKYDEAKKVVKASFESIPEKKYNKVYNEVWDMLKTISYIPDGTKIVIDSLEKMRESDVKLSDECRFNIEKRLASVYIMDNNYSKAVDLTVKSIKLAEKLGDNYEKARLDVDLASIFLKVGSYETGEKLIKDSFKIDIDEGEKNGMVRLYALINLSEVYVELGEYDKAIETADRVKDYKKFVNADDYNDFEIIASIMQANAYVGKNNVQKAKTFLERADYLIKSDRTVHILDKDMYYYMAMGNLEYKSENYDSAIDNYKKSLEISTERKLTQEKIKNLNKILNIYEKQGNVKSLNKYQKMLINEYKENKSIRDSETSFYIIDKVSNESELFEKTKKEMKYYKILFTVILIAILGSTFLYNRLNYFKTQNLHDGLTNIYNRKSFDIMYKKYREKDDNFALVMIDIDNFKLINDNYGHKFGDIVIKGITNTICAMLEKGDKIFRYGGEEFSVLIRNKSGEEVVDIIDNIRIEIANKKWNEDVTVTISAGVAHISDSKNILEEADKNLYKAKQLGRNKVVYK, translated from the coding sequence TTGAATTTTAGACTACCAAGGAAGAGGTTACCTAAAAAGTTAATTTTTATATGCATAATACTTATTAGTATTATTTTGTTTGTAAAGTATGACCAAAATGGACTGAAAGAAAGAGAAATTATAAATAAGGGAAAATCTATGTCTGAAAGTCTTGTGGCAGATAAGAAGTATGATGAAGCAAAAAAAGTGGTTAAGGCTTCTTTTGAATCTATCCCAGAAAAAAAATACAATAAAGTATATAATGAAGTTTGGGATATGTTAAAGACTATTTCATATATTCCAGATGGAACGAAGATAGTTATTGATTCTTTAGAAAAGATGAGAGAATCAGATGTAAAGTTATCTGATGAGTGTAGATTTAATATAGAAAAAAGATTAGCATCAGTTTATATAATGGATAATAATTATTCTAAAGCAGTAGATTTAACTGTAAAGTCTATAAAATTGGCTGAAAAATTGGGGGATAATTATGAAAAAGCAAGACTAGATGTTGATTTGGCGAGCATATTTTTAAAGGTAGGTAGCTATGAAACAGGAGAGAAATTAATAAAAGATTCTTTTAAGATAGATATTGATGAAGGTGAAAAAAATGGGATGGTTAGATTATATGCTCTTATAAATCTATCAGAAGTATACGTAGAGTTGGGAGAATATGATAAAGCTATTGAAACAGCTGATAGAGTAAAAGATTATAAAAAATTTGTAAATGCGGATGATTACAATGATTTTGAGATAATAGCTTCTATAATGCAGGCAAATGCATATGTAGGAAAAAATAATGTACAAAAGGCAAAGACTTTTTTAGAAAGAGCTGATTATCTTATAAAATCTGATAGAACAGTTCATATATTAGATAAAGATATGTATTATTATATGGCAATGGGAAATTTAGAGTATAAAAGCGAAAATTATGATTCTGCAATAGATAATTATAAAAAAAGCTTAGAGATATCCACCGAAAGAAAGTTAACTCAAGAGAAAATAAAAAATTTAAATAAGATATTAAATATATATGAAAAACAAGGAAATGTAAAATCTTTAAATAAGTATCAAAAGATGTTAATAAATGAATATAAAGAGAACAAAAGTATAAGAGATTCAGAGACTAGTTTCTATATAATTGATAAAGTATCAAATGAAAGTGAGTTATTTGAAAAAACTAAAAAAGAAATGAAATATTATAAAATATTATTTACAGTAATTTTAATTGCTATATTAGGGTCTACTTTTTTATATAATAGACTGAATTATTTTAAAACACAAAACTTACATGATGGGCTTACAAATATTTATAATAGAAAAAGTTTTGATATTATGTATAAAAAGTACAGAGAGAAAGATGATAATTTTGCACTTGTAATGATAGATATTGACAATTTTAAACTCATAAATGATAATTATGGTCATAAATTTGGTGATATTGTTATAAAAGGTATAACAAATACTATTTGTGCTATGTTGGAGAAAGGAGACAAAATCTTTAGGTATGGAGGAGAAGAGTTTTCTGTGTTAATAAGAAATAAGTCTGGAGAAGAGGTAGTAGATATCATTGACAATATAAGGATTGAAATTGCTAATAAAAAATGGAATGAAGATGTGACTGTGACTATAAGTGCAGGTGTAGCTCATATTTCGGATAGCAAAAATATACTAGAAGAAGCTGACAAAAATCTATATAAAGCAAAACAACTGGGTAGGAATAAAGTGGTATATAAGTAA
- a CDS encoding amino acid permease, translating to MNEKNKMGLISIILLGINAVVGAGVFLLPGDAMKAFGVASIFVYMFDMLLVLSMAFCFAEVAGKFNKNGAAYVYTKEAFGDFCGFEVGLMKWVIGCISWGALIVGFPTSLSAVWAPAGDPYIQKIIIVAMIVGLTIINLLGVSLSKIVQNVITVGKLIPLILFIGIGIFFIKGVNFTTSTMVPPGAGATEFGAAALLMFYSFTGFESIAVAAEDMENPKKNIPIAIISVIVIASIIYILNQVVCVGILGDSLSNTSTPVADAARICFGNMGAGLVTFGTLVSVGGICMCGAFVNPRSCVALADDKMLPRIFARKDKKGTPYVAIIATMLITIPIALSGSFAELAAISAVARFIQYIPTSLSVLVFRKKRPELVGTFKTPFGAVIPLIAVCVGTWLLFQASMHQLIMGLGALAIGVPLYFIMKSYNRKVYGEDLKKIV from the coding sequence ATGAATGAAAAGAATAAAATGGGATTGATAAGTATTATACTTTTAGGTATTAATGCAGTAGTAGGAGCTGGAGTTTTCCTATTACCAGGAGATGCAATGAAAGCATTTGGTGTAGCAAGTATATTTGTATACATGTTTGATATGTTATTAGTTTTATCTATGGCATTCTGTTTTGCTGAGGTGGCAGGTAAATTTAACAAAAACGGTGCTGCCTATGTATATACTAAGGAAGCTTTTGGAGATTTTTGTGGTTTTGAAGTAGGTCTTATGAAATGGGTAATAGGATGTATCTCCTGGGGAGCTTTGATAGTAGGTTTTCCTACATCATTATCAGCAGTATGGGCTCCAGCAGGTGACCCATATATACAAAAAATTATAATTGTAGCCATGATAGTTGGACTTACAATTATAAACTTATTAGGTGTATCTCTATCAAAAATTGTACAAAATGTTATAACTGTAGGTAAACTAATTCCATTAATATTATTTATAGGAATAGGAATATTTTTTATAAAAGGAGTTAATTTTACTACTTCAACAATGGTACCTCCAGGAGCTGGAGCAACAGAGTTTGGAGCAGCAGCACTTTTAATGTTTTATTCATTTACAGGGTTTGAATCTATAGCAGTTGCAGCAGAAGATATGGAAAATCCCAAAAAGAATATACCAATAGCAATTATAAGTGTAATAGTAATTGCATCAATAATATATATATTAAATCAAGTTGTATGTGTTGGTATACTAGGAGATTCATTATCTAATACATCTACACCAGTTGCAGATGCTGCAAGAATATGTTTTGGAAATATGGGTGCTGGATTGGTTACTTTTGGAACATTGGTTTCTGTTGGTGGAATTTGTATGTGTGGTGCTTTCGTAAATCCAAGAAGTTGTGTGGCTTTAGCTGATGATAAAATGTTACCAAGAATATTTGCAAGAAAAGATAAAAAAGGTACACCATATGTAGCGATAATAGCTACTATGCTAATCACTATACCAATAGCTTTATCTGGAAGCTTTGCTGAATTAGCAGCGATAAGTGCAGTTGCTAGATTTATACAGTATATACCAACATCGTTATCAGTATTAGTATTTAGAAAGAAAAGACCAGAATTAGTAGGTACTTTTAAAACTCCTTTTGGAGCAGTAATCCCTCTAATTGCAGTATGTGTTGGTACATGGTTATTGTTCCAAGCATCTATGCATCAGTTAATTATGGGATTAGGAGCTTTAGCAATCGGAGTACCATTATACTTTATAATGAAGTCTTATAATAGAAAGGTTTATGGTGAAGATTTAAAGAAAATAGTTTAA
- the fabD gene encoding ACP S-malonyltransferase: MGKVALVFPGQGAQYVGMAKDLYENNDVAKSVIDEASDALKMDLKKLMFNGNEEELSKTENTQPAMVTHSVAVLKAVQAQIDLKYNACLGLSLGEYSALVAADAIDFKDAVCLVKKRGKFMQETVPTGIGAMAAILGLDRSVLENVVKDIRGGIVEVANYNSPGQIVISGENEKIEEAMVKCKEAGAKRAVKLNVSGPFHSSMLKEAGVKLAGELEKVNITKPKVDVVANVNADYYKNEGKDLLIKQVSSSVLWEDSIERLLNDGYDTFIEMGPGKTLKAFIKKIASNKKANVNIYNIDGIDSLNEFVQNYRNGEI, from the coding sequence ATGGGAAAAGTTGCACTAGTATTTCCTGGTCAAGGAGCTCAATATGTGGGTATGGCCAAGGATTTATATGAAAATAATGATGTTGCTAAAAGTGTAATAGATGAGGCTAGTGATGCCTTAAAAATGGACTTAAAAAAACTTATGTTTAATGGGAATGAAGAAGAGCTTTCTAAAACTGAAAATACTCAACCTGCTATGGTTACACATAGTGTAGCAGTATTAAAAGCAGTACAAGCTCAAATAGATTTAAAATATAATGCATGCTTAGGATTATCTTTAGGAGAATATAGTGCATTGGTTGCAGCAGATGCAATTGACTTTAAGGATGCTGTATGTTTAGTAAAAAAAAGAGGTAAATTTATGCAGGAAACAGTTCCAACAGGTATTGGAGCTATGGCAGCAATTTTAGGTCTAGATAGAAGTGTACTTGAAAATGTAGTTAAGGATATACGAGGAGGTATTGTAGAAGTAGCAAATTACAATTCTCCTGGACAAATAGTTATATCTGGTGAAAATGAAAAGATAGAAGAAGCAATGGTAAAATGTAAAGAAGCAGGAGCAAAAAGAGCAGTTAAATTAAATGTAAGTGGACCTTTTCACTCATCGATGTTAAAAGAAGCAGGAGTAAAATTAGCTGGTGAGTTAGAAAAAGTTAACATAACTAAACCTAAAGTTGATGTGGTGGCAAATGTAAATGCAGATTACTATAAAAATGAAGGTAAAGACCTGCTTATAAAACAAGTAAGTTCATCTGTTCTTTGGGAAGATTCTATAGAAAGACTTTTAAATGATGGATATGATACTTTTATAGAAATGGGACCTGGAAAAACTTTAAAAGCGTTTATTAAGAAGATAGCTTCTAATAAAAAAGCAAATGTAAATATTTATAATATAGATGGCATAGATTCTCTTAATGAATTTGTACAAAATTATAGAAATGGAGAGATATAA
- the fabF gene encoding beta-ketoacyl-ACP synthase II, with protein MKRRVVITGLGCVTPLGTGKDEFWSNIKSGVSGIDTITNFDASTYQTQIAGEVKNFHPEEYISKKELKRLDKFAQFAVVSAKLAVEDANLDLDKVDRERVGVIIGSGIGGVEAIETQHKILLEKGNKRVSSLFVPMMIGNMAAGQVSIFLGAKGPNTNVCTACASGTHSIGDAFKVIQRGDADIMVSGGSEAAVTGLAFAGFCNMKAMSTRNDDPKTASRPFDKDRDGFVMGEGAGIVILEDLEHALARGAKIYAEVVGYGLTADAYHMTTPAENGEGAARSMNMALKDGNVPLEEVDYINAHGTSTYYNDLYETMAIKTVFGEKAYDLCVSSTKSMTGHLLGASGAIEAVVCAMSIEDSFVPPTINIQEVGEDLDLDYVPNRGKEKNVRYALSNSLGFGGHNATIVLKKYV; from the coding sequence ATGAAGAGAAGAGTAGTGATAACGGGACTTGGATGTGTTACACCGTTGGGAACGGGAAAAGATGAGTTCTGGAGCAACATAAAATCTGGAGTATCTGGTATAGATACAATAACTAATTTTGATGCTAGCACATATCAAACTCAGATAGCAGGAGAAGTTAAAAATTTTCATCCAGAAGAATATATAAGCAAAAAAGAATTAAAGAGATTAGATAAATTTGCTCAATTTGCAGTAGTATCTGCAAAATTAGCAGTTGAAGATGCAAATCTTGATTTAGATAAAGTTGATAGAGAGCGTGTTGGTGTTATAATAGGCTCTGGAATAGGTGGAGTTGAAGCAATAGAAACTCAACATAAAATTCTTTTAGAAAAAGGAAATAAAAGAGTAAGTTCACTTTTTGTACCTATGATGATTGGAAATATGGCAGCTGGTCAAGTTTCAATATTTTTAGGAGCAAAAGGACCTAACACCAATGTATGTACAGCTTGTGCATCAGGAACTCATTCAATAGGTGATGCTTTTAAGGTAATACAAAGAGGCGATGCAGATATTATGGTATCAGGAGGTTCTGAAGCTGCTGTAACAGGTCTTGCTTTTGCTGGATTCTGTAATATGAAGGCTATGTCAACTAGAAATGATGACCCTAAAACTGCATCACGACCATTTGATAAAGACAGAGATGGTTTTGTAATGGGGGAAGGGGCAGGAATCGTTATCTTAGAAGACCTAGAACATGCTTTAGCAAGAGGTGCTAAAATATATGCAGAAGTAGTTGGATATGGTTTAACTGCTGATGCATATCATATGACAACTCCAGCTGAAAATGGAGAAGGAGCAGCTAGGTCTATGAATATGGCTTTGAAAGATGGAAATGTTCCATTAGAAGAAGTAGATTATATAAATGCTCATGGAACTTCAACTTATTACAATGATTTATACGAAACTATGGCTATAAAAACTGTATTTGGAGAAAAGGCATATGATTTATGTGTATCATCAACAAAATCTATGACGGGTCACTTATTAGGAGCATCCGGTGCTATAGAAGCTGTTGTTTGTGCGATGAGTATAGAAGATAGTTTTGTGCCTCCAACTATAAACATACAAGAAGTTGGTGAAGATTTGGATTTAGATTATGTTCCAAATCGAGGTAAAGAAAAAAATGTTAGATATGCACTATCAAATTCTTTAGGGTTTGGTGGGCATAATGCCACAATAGTACTAAAAAAATATGTATAA
- the acpP gene encoding acyl carrier protein produces MFNKVVEIIIEQLGVEDKEITMETSLMKDLEADSLDAVEIIMALEDEFGIEIPDTEAENFKSIGDIVNYIEANK; encoded by the coding sequence ATGTTTAATAAAGTTGTAGAAATAATAATAGAGCAATTAGGAGTAGAAGATAAAGAAATAACTATGGAGACATCATTAATGAAGGATTTAGAAGCAGATTCATTAGATGCAGTAGAAATAATAATGGCACTTGAAGATGAATTTGGTATAGAAATACCAGATACAGAAGCAGAAAACTTCAAATCTATAGGTGATATAGTTAACTATATAGAAGCTAATAAATAG
- a CDS encoding TIGR03905 family TSCPD domain-containing protein yields the protein MKYKTTGTCATEIEFEVKENKVTNVNFIGGCDGNLKGIKVLVEGMNIEDVIQKLKGIECKTKPTSCPDQLSLALENYINIK from the coding sequence ATGAAATACAAAACAACAGGGACTTGTGCTACAGAAATTGAATTTGAGGTAAAGGAAAATAAAGTTACAAATGTAAACTTCATAGGTGGATGTGATGGAAATTTAAAAGGGATAAAGGTATTAGTTGAAGGTATGAATATAGAAGATGTAATTCAAAAGTTAAAAGGAATAGAGTGTAAAACAAAGCCAACATCTTGCCCAGACCAGCTTTCTCTAGCATTGGAAAATTATATAAATATAAAATAA